A genomic stretch from Sporocytophaga myxococcoides DSM 11118 includes:
- a CDS encoding aspartate-semialdehyde dehydrogenase produces MKIAVVGATGLVGGQILKVLEERNLPVTELLPVASEKSVGKEIIFKGKPYKVVDAATAISKKPHFAIFSAGGSTSLELAPKFAEAGIIVIDNSSAWRMDPTKKLVVPEINANTLTKDDKIIANPNCSTIQMVVALNPLHKKYKIKRIVVSTYQSVTGTGKKAVDQLMNERKGVDGPMAYAYPIDLNVIPHIDVFTENGYTKEEMKMIKETKKIMGDDSIKVTATTVRIPVMGGHSESVNVEFENEFDLEEVKKILGSAEGVILEDDVANLKYPMPMNAHNRDEVFVGRLRRDETQPKTLNMWIVADNLRKGAATNAIQIAEYLLKNKVVVA; encoded by the coding sequence AGAAATCTTCCTGTAACAGAACTATTACCTGTTGCTTCTGAAAAATCTGTTGGAAAAGAAATCATTTTCAAGGGTAAACCATATAAGGTGGTTGATGCAGCCACTGCAATCAGTAAGAAACCTCACTTCGCAATATTTTCCGCAGGTGGAAGTACTTCTTTGGAACTTGCTCCAAAATTTGCTGAAGCTGGTATCATTGTAATTGATAACTCTTCGGCATGGAGAATGGATCCTACAAAGAAACTTGTAGTTCCGGAAATCAATGCAAACACATTGACAAAGGATGACAAGATCATTGCAAATCCAAACTGTTCTACTATTCAGATGGTAGTTGCATTGAATCCTTTGCACAAAAAATATAAAATCAAAAGAATTGTAGTTTCTACTTACCAGTCTGTAACAGGAACAGGTAAGAAAGCAGTTGACCAGTTAATGAACGAAAGAAAAGGAGTTGATGGTCCAATGGCTTATGCATATCCGATTGACCTAAATGTAATACCTCACATTGATGTGTTTACAGAAAATGGATATACAAAAGAGGAGATGAAAATGATCAAAGAAACTAAAAAGATCATGGGAGACGACTCAATAAAAGTAACTGCGACTACAGTAAGGATCCCTGTAATGGGAGGGCATTCTGAGTCAGTGAATGTTGAATTCGAAAATGAATTTGATCTGGAAGAAGTTAAGAAAATTCTTGGAAGTGCTGAAGGCGTTATTTTGGAAGATGATGTTGCAAATCTGAAATACCCAATGCCAATGAATGCTCATAACCGTGATGAAGTATTTGTTGGAAGACTTAGAAGAGATGAAACTCAGCCTAAAACTCTTAACATGTGGATCGTAGCAGACAACCTAAGAAAAGGCGCCGCAACGAATGCTATTCAGATTGCAGAGTACCTGCTTAAAAATAAGGTTGTAGTTGCTTAA